Proteins found in one Rhodobium gokarnense genomic segment:
- a CDS encoding 2OG-Fe(II) oxygenase yields the protein MLNYHLIRSVQAATEPFRYFAVPQALPETALCRVQADFPMIRNAGIFPLSELSYGPAFAELIEEIRSPELEEILSEKFEVDLSGKPIMITVRGRCRATDGKIHTDTESKVVTCLLYLNEPWEESGGRLRLLRNHDDIDDAIVEIPPNGGTLVAFRRSENSYHGHKPYEGRRRYIMFNWISSEAAMNRELARHRMSAALKRLNPFS from the coding sequence ATGCTCAACTACCATCTGATCCGCAGCGTTCAGGCGGCAACGGAGCCATTCCGCTATTTTGCCGTGCCCCAGGCGCTGCCCGAAACGGCCTTGTGCCGTGTCCAGGCCGATTTCCCGATGATCCGCAATGCCGGCATCTTCCCGCTGTCGGAGCTTTCCTACGGACCGGCCTTTGCCGAGCTGATCGAGGAGATCCGCTCGCCGGAGCTGGAAGAAATCCTGTCGGAAAAGTTCGAGGTCGACCTTTCCGGCAAGCCGATCATGATCACCGTGCGCGGTCGCTGCCGCGCGACCGACGGCAAGATCCACACCGACACCGAATCCAAGGTCGTCACCTGCCTGCTCTATCTGAACGAGCCCTGGGAGGAATCCGGCGGCCGCCTGCGCCTGTTGCGCAACCACGACGACATCGACGATGCCATCGTCGAGATCCCGCCCAATGGCGGCACGCTCGTCGCCTTTCGGCGCTCCGAAAACTCCTATCACGGCCACAAGCCCTATGAGGGACGGCGCCGCTACATCATGTTCAACTGGATCTCCAGCGAAGCGGCGATGAACCGCGAACTCGCCCGCCACCGCATGTCGGCGGCGCTGAAGCGGCTCAACCCGTTCTCCTGA
- the rplU gene encoding 50S ribosomal protein L21 — translation MFAVIKTGGKQYHVAPEDVIRIEKVAGDAGETVTFEEVLLVGGDGEPQVGAPMVEGASVTGEIVEQARTRKIIIFKKRRRKNSRRRNGHRQHQTVVRITDILTGGAKAKKAAKPAKEETATATPASADTAEPATAADA, via the coding sequence ATGTTCGCAGTCATCAAGACCGGCGGCAAGCAGTATCATGTGGCCCCGGAAGACGTCATTCGAATCGAGAAGGTTGCCGGCGATGCCGGCGAGACCGTCACCTTCGAGGAAGTGCTCCTCGTCGGCGGCGACGGCGAGCCCCAGGTCGGCGCGCCGATGGTCGAGGGCGCCAGCGTCACCGGCGAGATCGTCGAGCAGGCGCGGACCCGCAAGATCATTATCTTCAAGAAGCGCCGGCGCAAGAATTCGCGGCGGCGCAACGGTCATCGCCAGCACCAGACTGTGGTGCGGATCACCGACATCCTGACCGGCGGCGCCAAGGCCAAGAAGGCGGCCAAGCCGGCCAAGGAAGAGACAGCAACCGCCACGCCGGCGAGCGCCGACACGGCAGAGCCCGCCACGGCGGCGGACGCGTAA
- a CDS encoding GNAT family N-acetyltransferase encodes MCTDDGLEDLESEDDLLLTTDRLELAPPRHEDAETIAAVVNDRRIAEMAMSIPYPYGVEDAHRWIEEKGAGKHPALGKFLIWTQPDGNGARHLVGACGVVEIMEEKEIHIGYWIGVPFWGKGFATEAAHRIIDHVFESTDLTEINAACRVTNPASRRVIEKCGFQFRANGIIYSLGAAGIVSVERFVLERPVWAALKAW; translated from the coding sequence ATGTGCACCGACGACGGACTGGAAGACCTTGAAAGCGAAGACGACCTTCTTCTGACCACCGACCGGCTCGAACTGGCGCCGCCGCGCCATGAAGACGCCGAAACCATCGCCGCGGTCGTGAACGACCGCCGGATCGCCGAGATGGCGATGTCGATCCCCTACCCCTACGGGGTCGAGGACGCCCATCGCTGGATCGAGGAAAAGGGTGCCGGCAAGCATCCCGCACTCGGCAAGTTCCTGATCTGGACGCAGCCGGACGGCAACGGTGCGCGCCATCTCGTCGGCGCCTGCGGCGTCGTGGAGATCATGGAGGAAAAGGAAATCCATATCGGCTACTGGATCGGCGTGCCGTTCTGGGGCAAGGGCTTTGCGACCGAGGCCGCGCACCGCATCATCGACCATGTCTTTGAGTCGACCGACCTCACCGAGATCAACGCCGCCTGTCGGGTGACCAATCCGGCCTCACGCCGGGTGATCGAGAAGTGCGGCTTCCAGTTCCGCGCCAACGGCATCATCTATTCGCTTGGCGCCGCCGGCATCGTCAGCGTCGAGCGCTTCGTGCTGGAACGGCCCGTCTGGGCCGCGCTGAAGGCCTGGTAA
- the rpmA gene encoding 50S ribosomal protein L27 encodes MAHKKAGGSSRNGRDTAGRRLGIKKFGGEHVIPGNIIARQRGTKWHPGDNVGMGKDHTIFATIEGVVTFTCKANGRTFVSVEPANAAAE; translated from the coding sequence ATGGCACATAAGAAAGCAGGCGGCTCGTCGCGCAACGGCCGCGATACCGCGGGCCGACGCCTCGGCATCAAGAAGTTCGGCGGCGAACACGTCATCCCGGGCAACATCATCGCCCGCCAACGCGGCACCAAGTGGCATCCGGGCGACAATGTCGGCATGGGCAAGGACCACACCATCTTCGCCACCATCGAGGGTGTTGTGACCTTCACGTGTAAGGCAAATGGCCGCACTTTCGTGTCGGTCGAGCCGGCCAACGCCGCAGCAGAATAG
- a CDS encoding 2OG-Fe(II) oxygenase, producing the protein MLDTARSQRIKATFLKALAAADDVADPYPHWHLDATIPDDVVDAIVALPFAPPEDAVFDGRREANNQTRVFFGKELQKEHPVAADLAAALGDEEVVAALEKTCDVDLSKGQLRIEYCLDTDGFWLEPHTDIAVKQFTMLIYLSGEPELADAGTDVYDTDMNLVATSPYGKGIGFIFIPSETSWHGFRKRPINGIRRSLIVNFVAPEWRSVEELA; encoded by the coding sequence ATGCTCGACACCGCCCGCAGCCAGAGGATCAAGGCCACCTTCCTGAAGGCACTGGCCGCCGCCGATGACGTGGCTGATCCCTATCCCCACTGGCACCTGGACGCGACCATTCCGGACGACGTCGTCGACGCCATTGTCGCGCTGCCCTTCGCGCCCCCCGAGGACGCCGTCTTCGACGGCCGCCGCGAGGCCAACAACCAGACCCGCGTCTTCTTCGGCAAGGAGCTGCAGAAGGAGCACCCGGTCGCCGCCGACCTCGCCGCCGCCCTCGGTGACGAGGAGGTGGTTGCGGCACTGGAAAAAACCTGCGACGTCGACCTCTCCAAGGGCCAGCTCCGCATCGAATACTGCCTCGACACGGACGGCTTCTGGCTCGAGCCGCACACCGACATCGCCGTCAAGCAGTTCACCATGCTGATCTATCTCTCCGGCGAGCCGGAGCTGGCCGACGCCGGCACCGACGTCTACGACACCGACATGAACCTCGTCGCCACGTCCCCTTATGGCAAGGGAATCGGCTTCATCTTCATTCCCTCCGAGACGAGCTGGCACGGGTTCCGCAAGCGTCCCATCAACGGCATCCGCCGCTCGCTGATCGTCAATTTCGTCGCCCCGGAATGGCGCTCCGTGGAGGAACTGGCCTGA